A single Sulfurimonas aquatica DNA region contains:
- a CDS encoding sensor histidine kinase yields MIKNINIEIKIIISIILFTTVILGFERYYMSDVVIKQFKESKKIKNNILINTILPLVSLNLSFGLHDSTNEYLDLIAKQNSDVEYLELRDNNANLLYMHNKEDESSLSFVHSESDIVSRNIVDTVTKKQLGTIEIHFYDDDYRHIIKSNNKVTLTILFVTLVLLSIFILYIKQEFKLLKELSDKVLAYNPNKNNLTIEKLDREDEVGIINNAIFTMVEKIKDYAYKLDKANISLEKKVIRKSDQIAEQEEMILAQSKLATMGEMMSMIAHQWRQPLSTTTLLITNEKLKNMLAGKEESEYDKILDKISSTLMYLSETIDDFQTYFKPGKAKEEISVNSIIERVKGFIGARLTMSKVELNVDIEDDILVKTYANELVQVIMNILNNATDALIEAREQERKIWIKMQVDKNINISIEDNAGGIDSSILHKVFEPYFSTKSKNGTGLGLYMAKMIIENHMSGELSVSNSQNGALFKITLPLNSKS; encoded by the coding sequence ATGATAAAAAATATCAATATTGAAATTAAAATTATTATTAGTATCATACTATTTACAACAGTTATATTAGGCTTTGAGCGTTACTATATGTCAGATGTAGTAATAAAGCAGTTTAAAGAATCAAAAAAAATTAAAAACAATATACTTATTAATACAATTCTTCCCCTAGTAAGCCTCAACCTTTCGTTTGGCCTGCATGATTCAACAAATGAGTACCTCGACTTGATTGCTAAACAAAATAGTGATGTTGAATATCTTGAACTAAGAGATAATAATGCCAACTTGTTATATATGCATAATAAAGAGGATGAAAGTAGTTTAAGTTTTGTGCATTCTGAATCAGATATAGTATCTAGAAATATAGTAGACACAGTTACAAAAAAGCAACTCGGCACAATTGAAATACACTTCTATGATGATGACTACAGACATATTATTAAAAGTAACAACAAGGTAACACTCACCATTCTTTTTGTAACGCTTGTGCTTCTTAGTATCTTTATACTTTACATCAAACAAGAGTTTAAACTTTTAAAGGAGCTAAGCGATAAAGTTTTAGCATATAACCCAAATAAAAATAACTTAACTATTGAGAAACTAGATAGAGAAGATGAAGTAGGAATTATTAATAATGCTATATTTACTATGGTTGAAAAGATAAAAGATTATGCATATAAACTCGACAAAGCTAATATCTCCTTAGAAAAAAAAGTGATTAGAAAAAGTGATCAAATTGCTGAACAAGAGGAGATGATTCTAGCTCAATCCAAACTTGCTACAATGGGTGAGATGATGAGTATGATTGCCCACCAATGGAGACAACCACTCTCAACAACAACCCTTTTAATTACTAACGAAAAACTCAAAAACATGCTAGCCGGTAAAGAGGAGAGTGAATATGACAAGATCTTAGATAAAATTTCTAGTACCCTTATGTACCTCTCTGAGACTATTGATGATTTTCAAACCTACTTTAAACCAGGAAAAGCTAAAGAAGAGATATCCGTCAACTCGATAATAGAGCGTGTAAAGGGTTTTATTGGGGCAAGACTTACTATGTCCAAAGTAGAACTAAATGTAGATATTGAAGATGATATACTTGTAAAAACTTATGCAAATGAACTCGTACAAGTAATCATGAATATCCTTAACAACGCTACTGACGCACTCATAGAAGCAAGAGAGCAAGAGAGAAAAATTTGGATTAAAATGCAAGTTGATAAAAATATTAATATATCTATTGAAGATAATGCTGGTGGAATAGATAGCAGTATCTTGCATAAAGTTTTTGAGCCATACTTTAGTACAAAGTCTAAAAATGGTACTGGACTTGGTCTTTATATGGCAAAAATGATTATAGAGAATCATATGTCAGGAGAGCTAAGCGTGAGTAATTCTCAAAATGGTGCACTCTTTAAAATAACCCTTCCCCTAAATAGTAAATCATAA
- a CDS encoding MFS transporter, with the protein MAGFSALKGQGDAKTLFAAFLYFDFSFMVWTMLGPLSTEIAEALAVGGFIMSAGQKATLLSIPILAGALLRILLGFGVDKFGAKKTALMSQAVVISVLFYAFFRGASISYDELLFVAFGLGFAGASFAVALPQAGQWYPPKLQGIVLGIAGAGNIGVVIDFLFAPKIAEIWGWESVFLVGAVLSSIIFVAYIFLAKDAPAEVYTPRPKKLKDYAKLLKDKDTWWFNLFYAVSFGGFVGFAGYMKVYLMNTYQADMSAFGIDVFDESNVKVVAGYFGALCIFAGAVLRPVGGAVADKLGGIKSLYIFFGLVALLAVLNATMTLPFWIAILVLFLIMANLGMANGAVFQLVPQRFGKDIGIMTGIIGAAGGLGGTALIKTLGWSKGAFDGYSAGFMIFAGVVLIALMGISLVKTRWRTTWGVQAGGRI; encoded by the coding sequence ATGGCAGGATTTAGTGCACTTAAGGGACAAGGGGACGCGAAAACGCTTTTTGCAGCGTTTTTATATTTTGATTTTAGTTTTATGGTTTGGACAATGCTCGGGCCATTATCAACAGAGATAGCTGAAGCATTAGCAGTCGGTGGGTTTATCATGAGTGCGGGTCAAAAAGCAACACTGCTTTCTATCCCTATTTTAGCGGGAGCGCTTCTTAGAATTTTACTAGGATTTGGCGTTGATAAGTTTGGCGCTAAAAAGACGGCTCTTATGAGTCAAGCAGTTGTTATCTCAGTTTTATTTTACGCATTTTTCAGAGGTGCTAGTATATCTTACGATGAGCTTTTATTTGTAGCGTTTGGTCTTGGTTTTGCTGGAGCGTCATTCGCCGTTGCTCTTCCACAAGCGGGTCAGTGGTATCCACCAAAACTTCAAGGTATCGTTCTGGGTATTGCAGGAGCTGGAAATATCGGTGTTGTTATCGACTTCTTGTTTGCTCCAAAAATCGCTGAGATTTGGGGTTGGGAGTCTGTATTTTTAGTTGGAGCAGTACTTTCATCTATCATCTTTGTTGCATACATCTTTTTAGCTAAAGACGCGCCTGCTGAAGTATATACGCCTCGTCCTAAGAAATTAAAAGACTATGCAAAACTACTTAAAGATAAAGACACATGGTGGTTTAACCTTTTTTACGCTGTAAGTTTTGGTGGATTTGTTGGGTTTGCTGGATATATGAAAGTATACCTTATGAATACATACCAAGCAGATATGTCAGCATTTGGTATAGATGTATTTGACGAAAGCAATGTAAAAGTTGTTGCTGGTTACTTTGGAGCTTTATGTATCTTTGCAGGTGCAGTTTTACGACCAGTTGGTGGAGCGGTTGCAGATAAGTTAGGTGGTATCAAGTCACTTTATATCTTCTTTGGTTTAGTAGCTCTTTTAGCTGTACTAAACGCGACTATGACTCTTCCTTTTTGGATAGCAATACTAGTACTGTTTTTAATCATGGCTAACCTAGGTATGGCAAACGGTGCAGTGTTTCAACTCGTACCTCAGCGTTTTGGTAAAGACATAGGAATCATGACAGGTATCATCGGTGCTGCTGGTGGACTTGGTGGAACGGCACTTATTAAAACACTTGGTTGGTCTAAGGGTGCGTTTGATGGTTACTCGGCTGGATTTATGATCTTTGCTGGTGTAGTTCTAATCGCTCTTATGGGAATCTCTTTAGTTAAAACTAGATGGAGAACAACTTGGGGTGTTCAAGCTGGTGGAAGAATTTAA
- the cobA gene encoding uroporphyrinogen-III C-methyltransferase — protein MKYKTLPIILKDMKILLIGGGKVALQKAEVMQRNRVDFECISAEYIDEFKTITSKQTLKSFEITDLNSYGVIIDATGSTDVMDELLEHKRERNFLYNCVDVPEVCDFFFAALIEYGTLKIAVSSSGASPTLAQAVRNKIKRVLPHTLETLNHELQIKRSTGIIDIKQAREEASKMLGRVTLVGCGTGDVDLLTIKAYKTIQSADVVFIDHLISDEIIEIIPKGTMQISVGKQKGAHSVKQEKINEMLIEYASKGLEVARLKAGDPYIFGRGAEEAQALMQENIRVDVIPGISSAIAGPLSAGIAPTARGYATNLSIVSAHLAGNSINTQWIDLLKMKNHTTIVLMGLSRADEIVKAALEAGADANMPTAIISNASRPNQTSVITTLKELPLAAKDAPRPGIIVFGDVVNLHEVLPQYETQEEISDEKIA, from the coding sequence ATGAAATACAAAACACTACCAATAATACTTAAAGATATGAAAATCCTCCTTATTGGAGGGGGTAAAGTTGCTCTACAAAAAGCTGAAGTTATGCAGAGAAACCGTGTAGACTTTGAGTGTATCTCAGCTGAATATATAGATGAATTTAAAACTATAACTTCTAAACAGACTTTAAAAAGCTTTGAGATAACAGACCTCAACTCGTATGGCGTTATCATAGACGCGACAGGTTCAACAGACGTAATGGATGAGCTACTTGAGCATAAACGCGAACGTAACTTTTTATACAACTGCGTTGACGTTCCAGAAGTTTGCGACTTTTTCTTTGCAGCCCTTATAGAGTACGGAACTCTTAAGATTGCCGTATCTTCTTCAGGTGCTAGCCCTACACTCGCTCAAGCTGTTAGAAACAAGATAAAAAGAGTATTACCTCACACTTTAGAGACTCTCAATCATGAACTTCAGATTAAACGCAGCACTGGAATCATAGATATAAAACAAGCAAGAGAAGAAGCAAGCAAGATGCTAGGGAGAGTCACTCTTGTAGGTTGCGGAACTGGCGATGTAGACCTACTTACCATCAAAGCGTATAAAACGATACAGAGCGCTGACGTTGTTTTCATAGACCACCTTATAAGCGATGAAATCATAGAAATCATTCCAAAAGGCACAATGCAAATATCTGTTGGAAAACAAAAAGGTGCTCATAGCGTTAAACAAGAGAAGATTAATGAGATGCTTATAGAGTATGCTAGTAAAGGTTTGGAGGTAGCTCGTCTTAAAGCTGGAGATCCGTATATATTCGGTCGTGGAGCAGAAGAGGCACAAGCACTTATGCAAGAAAACATTAGAGTCGACGTGATTCCTGGCATATCATCGGCAATAGCGGGACCACTAAGCGCAGGTATAGCGCCAACGGCTCGTGGATATGCTACTAACCTCTCTATAGTCTCAGCTCACTTAGCGGGAAACTCTATAAACACACAGTGGATAGACCTACTTAAGATGAAAAACCATACAACCATAGTACTCATGGGGCTCTCTCGCGCCGATGAGATAGTTAAAGCCGCGCTTGAAGCTGGAGCTGATGCAAATATGCCTACAGCCATCATATCAAATGCGTCACGTCCAAATCAGACGAGCGTTATCACAACACTAAAAGAGTTACCACTAGCTGCAAAAGATGCGCCAAGACCTGGAATCATAGTTTTTGGTGACGTTGTAAACCTGCATGAAGTACTTCCACAATACGAAACTCAAGAGGAGATATCAGATGAAAAAATTGCATGA
- a CDS encoding ferredoxin--nitrite reductase: MKKLHDASVARSKKVNKIEGIKELKDPIEAFNMIETYAKEGYQSIPDEDKKYFLKCFGIFDKHTLTPEQFMMRVRVPGGHLSADQANAIGQIAKLYGQDYIDITTRAQVELRYLSIEDMPNIIQALKKVGLDSYQTGVDNFRNIVTDPLDELGFDTILPSYKVLEKIQSQFLHNPEWISTLPRKFNTGITGSLSNRCNIFGQDCCFALTQKDGVYGYNMYLGGRVGIIAKNANIFLKNEEEVLKAFDSITNIFKEFGFRDNRNKNRLHFLIEAVGMEEISNAIRQTAGVDFASAGITMTSMNSNDSESGRVQLRDGSFGIQVVVPSGIFNGTDLIKVASLSVEHGNSQVRFNVEQNILILGVNDVDTLLADEFFTKFKNVNTPYFNNLIACAGTQHCTFGVIENKQDAVDLSQYLSEKVPMESGRIRMYWSACVKGCGTHEIADIGFEGCKAKVNGVTEDGVHITLGGKVVSDGKNGYTVMKAAPLRLAKYYIETLALEYKKLRLQNESFESFNDRVLVNYTPAYIGFMMKLQAYLRAKDIEIDLNINSVLKTGKNEEFEVFELGRKIHYLLSKEEAYSSYARFTNVNKREKLTALKKLVPNIDEALSEVVFKMLDEEEKRAVVFSELTPLIEL; this comes from the coding sequence ATGAAAAAATTGCATGATGCCAGTGTCGCTAGAAGTAAAAAAGTAAATAAGATAGAGGGTATTAAAGAGTTAAAAGACCCAATAGAAGCTTTTAATATGATAGAGACATATGCAAAAGAAGGCTATCAATCCATTCCCGATGAAGATAAAAAGTACTTTTTAAAATGTTTTGGCATCTTTGATAAGCACACTCTCACTCCCGAACAGTTTATGATGCGTGTAAGAGTTCCCGGTGGGCATCTAAGCGCAGATCAAGCAAACGCCATTGGTCAAATAGCCAAGCTATATGGTCAAGACTATATAGATATCACTACACGTGCTCAAGTTGAACTGAGATACTTAAGTATAGAGGATATGCCAAATATCATACAAGCACTAAAAAAAGTTGGATTAGACTCTTATCAAACAGGAGTGGATAACTTTAGAAACATTGTCACCGATCCATTAGACGAGTTGGGTTTTGACACTATTCTTCCATCGTATAAAGTGCTTGAAAAGATTCAGAGTCAGTTTTTACACAACCCTGAGTGGATATCTACGCTTCCAAGAAAATTTAACACTGGTATCACAGGTTCACTCTCAAACAGATGTAACATCTTTGGACAAGATTGCTGTTTTGCTCTTACACAAAAAGATGGTGTTTATGGTTACAACATGTATCTAGGTGGTCGCGTTGGCATCATCGCTAAAAATGCAAATATTTTCTTAAAAAATGAAGAAGAGGTTTTAAAAGCTTTTGACTCTATCACAAATATTTTTAAAGAGTTTGGTTTTAGAGACAATAGAAATAAAAATAGACTACACTTCCTTATAGAAGCGGTTGGAATGGAGGAGATATCAAACGCCATTCGCCAAACTGCAGGAGTTGACTTTGCTAGTGCTGGAATCACTATGACGAGCATGAACTCAAACGACTCTGAGTCGGGTCGCGTTCAGCTTCGTGATGGTAGCTTTGGTATCCAAGTCGTTGTTCCATCGGGTATATTTAACGGAACGGATCTCATCAAAGTTGCTAGCCTGAGCGTGGAACATGGTAACTCTCAAGTAAGATTTAACGTTGAGCAAAACATTCTTATTCTTGGAGTAAATGACGTTGATACGCTTCTAGCAGATGAGTTTTTTACAAAGTTTAAAAACGTAAACACTCCTTACTTTAACAACCTCATTGCCTGTGCGGGAACGCAACACTGTACTTTTGGCGTTATAGAAAACAAACAAGACGCAGTTGACTTGTCACAATATCTTAGTGAAAAAGTTCCAATGGAGTCAGGTCGCATACGTATGTACTGGTCAGCCTGTGTTAAAGGTTGTGGAACTCATGAAATCGCCGACATTGGCTTTGAAGGGTGTAAGGCAAAAGTAAATGGCGTTACAGAAGATGGCGTTCACATAACCCTCGGTGGAAAAGTAGTTAGCGATGGTAAAAATGGCTATACCGTTATGAAAGCAGCTCCACTTAGACTTGCAAAGTACTATATAGAAACATTAGCCCTAGAGTATAAGAAGTTAAGACTCCAAAATGAGTCTTTTGAGAGTTTTAACGATAGAGTTTTAGTGAACTATACACCCGCTTACATAGGTTTTATGATGAAACTCCAAGCCTATTTAAGAGCGAAAGATATAGAGATTGATTTAAATATCAACAGTGTTTTAAAAACTGGTAAAAATGAGGAGTTTGAAGTTTTTGAACTTGGTCGTAAAATCCACTACTTACTCTCTAAAGAGGAGGCTTACTCTTCGTATGCAAGGTTTACAAATGTAAACAAAAGAGAGAAGCTAACAGCTCTTAAAAAACTTGTACCAAATATCGATGAGGCACTCTCAGAGGTGGTCTTTAAAATGCTCGATGAAGAAGAAAAAAGAGCTGTTGTTTTTTCAGAACTCACTCCACTTATTGAACTTTAA
- a CDS encoding TonB-dependent receptor plug domain-containing protein, whose product MKKALLLSSLLYSLYAENTDSLIESLQGDLTKYMQIATQTKENVDYMPYVISVLKNADLEKLGILTLREAITLLPGVDISIGMAGVQNPIFRGSNPLAMGQSKLIIDGVVVNDNMFGAYYQYLDMPIDIIERIEVVRGPGSLQSNVNAYAGSIHVITKANKNDGEENENSIFAAIGSNDYKMGGFVGAYKEESFKLSGDLFYQEHDKTLPIGPDRMPDPATSPDPTSLPLWLKNYSLGLNFEYKDFYIKGRLAKNESGVSSGQAFSLTRNDTDFLNVDNNFLEAGYSTNITNDIKVKLSLNYFDETRSLQNNVMPNGTHFLVDYSEKTLKQNLEFTISSFENQTITSGIVLSQASILNNNAELSPDILLDNSTPLLSNSKRDSQSFYIDDLINFNEKTSLQLSLKYDMYSDVDDQISPRVAIVHRHNDENIFKLMYTHSYREPSWREQYLAVNGYFGATLDMKPEVVDAYEAAYIRKFSESSNFKLNLFYLSNLDQINAQNTMRTFMNSGDNELYGLETEFRASILEDDSIYLNYSYVDGHNTHDSLANSAHHMAKAYYIYTISDNLSASTIVKYIGEKDRITVDNRDKLDEYFIADLSATYKYKPSDILFSVSVKNLFNEKYYLPAPENTYQGDFQQAGRSFLVRASKRF is encoded by the coding sequence ATGAAAAAAGCCCTTTTATTATCTTCTTTACTCTATTCACTCTATGCAGAGAATACAGATAGTCTCATCGAATCACTCCAGGGTGATTTAACAAAATACATGCAAATAGCTACACAGACAAAAGAGAATGTAGACTATATGCCTTATGTCATTTCAGTACTTAAAAATGCGGATTTAGAAAAGCTTGGGATTTTAACGCTAAGAGAAGCGATTACACTCTTACCTGGTGTTGATATATCTATAGGAATGGCTGGCGTTCAAAATCCAATCTTTCGTGGTTCAAACCCACTTGCGATGGGACAGTCAAAACTCATAATAGATGGTGTAGTAGTAAATGATAATATGTTTGGTGCATACTATCAATACCTTGATATGCCTATAGATATCATTGAGCGCATAGAGGTTGTTCGTGGTCCAGGTTCACTACAGAGCAATGTAAATGCATATGCAGGCTCTATTCATGTCATCACAAAAGCAAATAAAAATGACGGTGAGGAGAATGAGAACTCTATCTTTGCTGCCATAGGTTCAAATGATTATAAAATGGGTGGCTTTGTTGGTGCATATAAAGAAGAGTCGTTTAAACTAAGTGGGGATCTTTTTTATCAGGAGCATGATAAAACTTTACCTATTGGTCCAGATAGGATGCCTGATCCGGCGACCTCTCCTGATCCAACTAGCTTGCCATTATGGCTCAAAAACTATTCACTAGGACTAAATTTCGAATATAAAGATTTTTATATCAAAGGGCGTTTGGCAAAAAATGAGAGTGGTGTTAGTTCTGGACAAGCCTTTAGCCTCACAAGAAATGATACTGACTTTCTAAATGTTGATAATAATTTTTTAGAAGCTGGATATAGTACAAATATAACAAATGACATCAAAGTAAAATTATCACTGAATTACTTCGATGAGACACGTTCACTTCAAAATAATGTAATGCCAAATGGGACACACTTTTTGGTTGACTATTCAGAAAAAACACTCAAACAAAACCTTGAGTTCACTATATCTTCATTTGAAAATCAAACCATCACTAGTGGAATTGTTTTATCTCAAGCAAGTATATTAAATAATAATGCGGAACTATCACCAGACATATTGTTAGATAACTCAACTCCACTTCTCTCAAACTCTAAAAGAGATTCACAATCTTTCTACATTGATGATCTTATAAATTTCAATGAAAAGACATCGCTACAGTTAAGTTTGAAGTACGATATGTATAGTGATGTTGACGATCAAATAAGCCCACGTGTGGCAATTGTTCATCGACATAATGATGAGAATATATTTAAGCTTATGTATACGCATTCTTACAGGGAACCTTCATGGAGAGAACAATATCTAGCTGTTAATGGCTATTTTGGAGCTACTTTAGATATGAAACCAGAAGTTGTTGATGCTTATGAAGCAGCCTATATTAGAAAATTTTCTGAGAGTTCAAACTTCAAGTTAAACCTATTTTATCTAAGTAATTTAGATCAAATTAATGCACAAAACACAATGCGAACATTTATGAATAGTGGAGATAATGAGCTTTACGGTCTAGAAACAGAGTTTAGAGCAAGTATACTAGAAGATGACTCCATATATCTAAACTACTCTTATGTAGATGGACATAATACACATGATAGCCTAGCTAACAGTGCACATCATATGGCAAAAGCTTACTACATATATACTATTTCAGATAATCTCTCTGCTTCAACTATAGTAAAATATATCGGTGAAAAAGATAGAATTACTGTAGATAATCGAGACAAACTTGATGAGTATTTCATAGCTGACTTAAGTGCTACATATAAGTACAAACCAAGTGATATACTCTTCTCTGTAAGTGTTAAAAATCTTTTTAATGAAAAGTACTATTTACCAGCACCGGAGAATACTTACCAAGGTGATTTTCAACAAGCAGGCAGAAGCTTTTTAGTTCGTGCTAGTAAAAGGTTTTAA
- a CDS encoding bifunctional diguanylate cyclase/phosphodiesterase: MQKISLTLKITLSFITVIVPSIFFLYFVFYNLFYEKMLDSEKQKATLIAQTIEPMIGMNYYLGLNDEIINLREQTTKHPLVHDICITLESDKICEEPKLSDNILNVSYPVKHPVTSKKIGYINIEYKLDEFNQAFRDIQSTIINSLALLGIVFLIFGLLIQKLLAPLGEIAKRVKGYKPGENIDFSHVRTEPETKEIITAFGRMLNNIKEHNMLLERYKYAVDESALVSKTDLDGNITYVNDEFVKSSGFTRSELLGKNHNITRHPDMKDETFKQMWSLLKNKKAWKGIIKNRNKDGSEYYVKSIILPLFDENMNSVEYMSIRTDITTIIKQQEQIARQTTDLITGLPNRVKLEEDIKNLKHPKLALIALDNFNVIEDYYGYDIGNKTLKDTASMLTSYIQNSDINIYKLSSGQFGVLVGESTEVDIFSAFCKNILQKIDDYIVHVEDESFNIHATAGMTYIKENAFANASLALLHAQSTKKDSVIYEDANHIIESYENNLQWTKNIKHALKEDRIAVFVQPIFKVGAKEANKYECLVRMVGEDGKIISPFFFLDIAKKSKLYLEITKKVIEKSFAVFSQLEGKTFSINLSVEDLLNKESMEFLIEYINKFKLADQLILEIVESEGIDNFEEVISVIAELKALGCRISIDDFGTGYSNFAYLMQLNVDYIKIDGSLIKDIDHDKNSQIISKTIVDFAQQLEMKTVAEFIHNKEVMEYVQEMGVDYLQGFHLGEPEPIENLLG, translated from the coding sequence GTGCAAAAAATCTCTCTAACTCTGAAGATAACGCTATCATTTATTACCGTGATAGTCCCTTCAATTTTCTTCTTGTATTTTGTTTTCTACAATCTATTTTATGAAAAAATGCTAGATTCTGAAAAACAAAAAGCAACTCTAATAGCGCAAACAATAGAGCCAATGATAGGAATGAATTACTACCTCGGGCTTAATGATGAGATTATAAACCTTAGAGAGCAGACAACAAAGCACCCCTTAGTCCATGACATATGTATAACATTAGAGTCCGATAAAATATGTGAAGAACCAAAGCTCTCAGACAATATATTAAATGTTTCTTACCCTGTAAAGCACCCTGTAACTAGCAAAAAGATAGGCTATATCAATATAGAGTATAAACTTGATGAATTTAATCAAGCGTTCAGAGATATTCAATCAACTATTATCAACTCTCTAGCACTTCTTGGTATAGTCTTTTTAATTTTTGGTCTACTCATACAAAAACTACTTGCACCCCTTGGCGAAATTGCTAAAAGAGTAAAGGGCTATAAACCAGGTGAAAATATAGACTTCTCCCATGTTAGAACAGAACCAGAAACAAAAGAAATAATTACAGCCTTTGGAAGAATGCTCAACAACATTAAAGAGCATAATATGCTCCTAGAGCGATATAAATATGCTGTTGATGAGAGTGCGCTTGTTAGTAAAACCGATTTAGATGGAAATATTACTTATGTAAATGATGAGTTTGTAAAAAGCTCTGGCTTTACAAGGTCAGAACTACTCGGAAAGAATCACAATATCACTCGTCATCCTGACATGAAAGATGAGACATTCAAACAGATGTGGTCTCTACTTAAAAATAAAAAAGCTTGGAAAGGCATCATAAAAAATAGAAATAAAGATGGCTCAGAGTATTATGTAAAATCAATAATCCTGCCACTTTTTGATGAAAATATGAACTCCGTAGAGTACATGAGTATTCGTACTGATATTACAACCATCATCAAACAACAAGAGCAGATAGCTAGACAAACTACAGACCTCATTACAGGACTTCCAAACAGAGTAAAACTTGAAGAGGATATTAAAAACCTAAAGCACCCAAAACTTGCACTCATTGCCCTTGATAACTTTAATGTTATTGAGGACTATTACGGTTATGACATTGGGAACAAAACACTTAAAGACACAGCATCTATGCTTACATCATACATACAAAATAGTGATATAAATATCTATAAACTCTCATCTGGACAGTTTGGCGTTTTAGTTGGAGAGAGTACGGAAGTAGATATATTTAGCGCATTTTGTAAAAACATCCTACAAAAGATTGATGACTATATAGTTCATGTAGAAGATGAATCATTTAACATTCATGCAACTGCTGGCATGACATATATAAAAGAGAATGCCTTTGCAAATGCTTCTTTAGCACTTCTTCATGCCCAAAGCACCAAAAAAGACTCTGTGATTTATGAGGATGCCAACCATATTATAGAATCTTATGAAAACAACCTTCAGTGGACAAAAAATATTAAGCATGCTCTCAAAGAGGATAGAATTGCAGTATTTGTACAACCTATCTTTAAAGTAGGTGCAAAAGAGGCGAATAAATATGAGTGTTTAGTAAGAATGGTAGGTGAAGATGGCAAGATTATATCTCCATTTTTCTTCCTTGACATTGCTAAAAAGTCTAAACTCTATCTTGAGATTACAAAAAAAGTTATCGAGAAATCATTTGCTGTCTTTTCTCAACTTGAAGGTAAAACTTTCTCTATCAACCTCTCTGTAGAAGATTTACTAAATAAAGAGAGCATGGAGTTTTTAATAGAGTATATCAATAAATTCAAGCTAGCAGATCAGCTTATTCTTGAGATAGTAGAATCTGAGGGAATAGATAACTTTGAAGAGGTTATTTCTGTTATAGCTGAGCTAAAGGCACTGGGTTGTCGAATCTCAATTGATGATTTTGGTACAGGTTATTCAAACTTTGCATATTTGATGCAGCTTAATGTTGATTATATCAAAATAGACGGTTCTCTTATAAAAGATATAGACCATGATAAAAATAGTCAAATCATCTCTAAAACTATTGTAGATTTTGCACAACAACTAGAGATGAAGACGGTTGCTGAATTTATTCATAACAAAGAAGTAATGGAGTACGTTCAAGAGATGGGTGTTGACTATCTCCAAGGTTTCCACCTTGGTGAACCAGAGCCTATAGAGAATCTTTTGGGGTAA
- a CDS encoding chaperone NapD, with product MNISSIVVQTLPKFVEEVVASLKACEACDYHLHDEKGRIIITIEGEGVSEELEKLHVIEAIPHVIAADMQMAYSEDELDEHMEVLKNADVVPKMLYDDDLKPEDIIYNGDLKKKNLEGFAKTFDDTKNRV from the coding sequence ATGAATATATCAAGTATAGTAGTTCAAACATTACCAAAGTTTGTAGAAGAAGTTGTCGCTAGTTTAAAAGCATGTGAAGCATGTGATTATCATCTTCATGATGAAAAAGGTCGTATTATTATTACTATTGAGGGAGAAGGTGTCTCTGAAGAGTTAGAAAAACTGCATGTTATAGAAGCTATCCCTCATGTAATCGCTGCTGACATGCAGATGGCTTATAGCGAAGATGAACTAGATGAGCATATGGAAGTACTCAAAAATGCAGATGTAGTGCCTAAAATGCTTTATGATGATGACCTTAAGCCTGAAGATATTATCTATAATGGTGACTTGAAGAAGAAAAACTTAGAGGGATTTGCTAAAACTTTTGACGACACAAAGAATAGAGTATGA